From Shewanella acanthi:
CCTATGGCTATCACCACTATTACGCCAATTGAGGTGGCGAATAAGGATGGGCGGATAGTCATGCTGCTGACTCAGTAACTGTAGCGAGGCATTGGTCAGGGAGAACTGCGCCAGCTGCTTGAGCAGCAAACGGTATAACCAATCGGTTTGGGAAGGCTTGGCACTCGCCTGAGTGGTGTCGGGCGCCGTCGATTCAACGGCTGAGAGCTTATCTATATCCAGCGCCATACGGACACCGTCGAAGTTGACATTCTCGATGCGGGCACTGGTCGTAAGCAGTGATTGCCAGAAGTCCAATTTGATTTGAACTCGCTTCACGAGCACTGTGACAGGGATTTTTTCCTGGGGCGGGATAATCAGATTATCAATGCTGAGTGCGGGACCAAAGGCCTGCCATTGGGCAGACAATCCACCGACTTTCACCTCGATGTGGTATTCGCTTTTAACATACTCGACAACCTGATGCCGGATCTCATCGACCTGCGGCAGCAGGCCACGGATCAGGCTGACCGTTAGGGCAAATAATACCAGAACCACGGCCAGCAATTGCCAGCAGACACGACTCAGTTTTCGGGCTGTAAAAGGCGTTGCCACTACATCATCACCACGTCGTATTTGTGCTGTGTGTACATGGGCTCATTTTGCAGGCGAATACGCTTACCAATGTAAACCTCAAGCTCGGCAACCAAATGGCTTTCATCACCGCTTAGGCTGGTATACACCGCTGGCGAGCAATAAAGTAAGAATTCATCGGCAGCGTAGGTACGGTTAAGACGAATGATTTCCCTAAAGATTTCGTAGGAAACCGTCTCAACGGTTTTCATACTTCCAGTACCTTGGCAAGCAGGGCATTCACTGCAAACCACATGCTCTAGACTCTCGCGAGTACGCTTACGAGTCATTTCCACTAAACCAAGGCCTGAGAAGCCACTGACATTAGTCTTGACCCTATCCTTCGAGAGGGCACTGTTTAAGCTATTGAGCACACGGGTTTTATGGTCGGCGGAGAGCATATCGATAAAGTCGATAATGATGATCCCGCCCAAATTACGCAATCTGAGCTGACGGGCAATCGCCTGGGTCGCCTCAAGGTTGGTATTGAATATGGTCTCTTCGAGATTACGGTGTCCCACAAAGGCGCCAGTATTGATGTCAATGGTGGTCATGGCTTCGGTCTGATCGATGATCAGATAACCACCAGACTTAAGTTCCACCTTACGCCCAAGAGCACGTTGGATTTCATTCTCAACATCGTAGAGGTCAAAAATTGGCGAGGGGCCACTATAGTGTTCAATCTTCTCAGCAATTTCGGGCATAAATTCCTGCGCGAAGGATTGCAACTCATCGAAGGTGCGGCGCGAATCGACCTGGATACAGTCTAATTCGGTACCAACAAAGTCACGCACTATTCGGACTGGCAAGGCAAGATCTTGATATAACAGCGCAACACCCTTGCGTTGGCGGCGCTCGCAGACCTTAGACCAAACACGGCGCAGAAAGGCCGCATCTTGGGATAGCTCATCTTCACCCACACCTTCGGCGGCGGTGCGAATAATAAAACCACCGTCGTCATCAACATAAGGAAGGGTAATTTTCTTCAGGCGATTGCGCTCTTCCTCAAGCTCAATCCGCTGGGACACCCCAACATGGCCTGAACCAGGCATAAAGACTAAATAGCGGGAAGGTAAGGTGATATCCGTAGTTAAGCGGGCACCCTTTGTGCCTAAGGGATCCTTAACCACTTGAACCATAATATCCTGCCCCTGACGCACCAGCTCGGCGATATCACGGACGACGAAATTACCCTTTTCGACCTCGGCCACACATTCGGTGTGGGGCACTATATCGGATGCATGGAGAAATGCAGCTTTATCGAGACCAATATCCACGAAGGCCGCCTGCATGCCGGGGAGAACACGGCTGATTTTGCCCTTGTAAATATTGCCGACTAAGCCACGCTTCATTCGTCGCTCGATATGAACTTCCTGCAGCACGCCGTGTTCTACCAAGGCCACGCGCGCCTCCGATGGGGTGACGTTGATCAGTAACTCTGATCCCATCTTGCGCTGTACTTTATTTGGATTTAAGCGACCGGTATTCACGACTCACCCCATTCGGGAAATTAAATTAATCTCAAAACCTGTTTAAGCCTGAAACCGACAACAAACGCTGCTAAATTTTTGCCTCGTTAGAGTATACCAGCCGCCACGAGTAACTCTCGGGTCTCGACCAAAGGCAGGCCGACCACGCTGGAATAACTACCATCAATCGCCTTAACAAAACAGCCACCCAGTCCTTGGATACCATATCCGCCCGCCTTATCCATAGGCTCCTTTGTCGCGATATAAGCATCGATATCGGTATCGGTTAGTGCACAAAAGCGCACCTGAGTTTCGACCAAACGCACTTCGGTGTGGTCTCGATTTGCCAGTGCTACCGCAGTCATCACGGTATGCGTCTTGCCAGAAAGCGCTGTTAATATGCGTTTTGCGTCCGCTTCATCTGCGGGTTTACCCAATATGTGATTTTCAAGCACAACAATAGTATCTGAACCTAGTACCGAAGGCTCGGCTATCTGAGTGCATATTGCAAGCCCCGCCTGTGCCTTTTGCGCCGCTAAACGCTGGACATAATCCCTCGGCTGTTCATCGATATATGGCGTTTCATCGATATCGGGAGCCACGATTTCAAACTGAAAATCGCTCCGACCAAAGCCGATATTACCCAACAATTCTTTACGGCGTGGAGAAGTAGAGGCTAAAACTAAACTCACGATTAACGCACCTTATAATGGCGTCGAAGCCGACGTAATATCCAAAAAATCCAAGGCCAGAATACCAAGCCAGACACAGCGGGTAAAAACAGGTCCAGATCGAACTTGCTGCCTTCCATCACAAATTGCACCCAATATACAATTAGATGGTAAGTACATATTAATGACATCACGACAAGGGCCTGTTGCCATTGTGGAAAGTTACGCAGGCGCTGGCAATGTAACACCGCCATGTAAATCACTAATGACATGGCCAGAGAGCGAATACCTAAGGTCGAACCAAGTAGGATATCCAGCGCCAACCCCATCAACCACGCGGTAAGGATGTTATATCGGTGCGGTAAGGCAATCGACCAATAAATCAAAATCATCAATAACCAATCGGGGCGCCAAGCCTCAATAACACTCGGTAATGGCATGATTTGGCTTATCAAACCAACAAACAGAGTCAGCCACACTAAAAGTCTACCATTGGCCGCTTGGATACTCATTGATGCACCTCTACTGGTACTGGCGGTTTTTGAGTGGTTGGCGCTGAGGATGTTTCAGTTGCATTAGCGGCATTTGATGCATTCACAGGTTTTGTCGTATTAGTAGGTTTGACGGGGTTATTACCCTGAGCACTGCTGCCTGATTGAGCATTACCCACTTGAGAACTGCTAGTTGTGCCCTGTGCGTTATTTCCGGTGGTATTTGGCTTAGCGGTTCCATTTGCAGGCTCCGTTGCCATCGATTCAAGCTCATTCGATTCGGCAGGATGGTCCGCCGCTGGCACCGGAATTTGATTTGGCAAAGTGACACCAGAATCAGGTGCAGGCCAAATTAACAATAAATAGCGGATACGATCCAAAGCAGCTAGAGGCTGCGCCGTAACACGCGCATAGCTTTGACCATCTTCGGTCTGCACTTCAATCACACGGGCAACGGGATAACCTTCGGGAAAGCGGTTGCCTAATCCCGAAGTCACCAATAGGTCTCCGACTTTGATATCGGTGCTCTTGGCCACATAGCGCAGCTCAATTTGGTCCAGCTCACCAGTGCCATTGGCGACTAAACGCACATCGTTACGGGTGATCCGCACGGGTAAACCGTGGGACACATCCGAAAGCAATAGCACTCGGCTGGTGACTTCACTCACCTGCACGACTTGCCCAACTACGCCTTGGGCATCCACCACAGGTTGACCAACAAATACACCACTGCGACTACCATGGTTCAGCACCACATAGTGATGGGAAGGCTCGCTCGCCACCTCTAAGACTTCGGCCACCATCTTGCGAGAATCTTGATAGGCGGGCGATCCCAACAGGGCTCGCAGACGCTCGTTTTCCTGACGCAGATGTTCGAAGCGTTGTAGACGCTCACTCATTAACAGTTGTTGTCTTAGCAGTTCCTTGTTTTGCAACGCAAGCATATTGCGGGTTGCCAGACTCTCAGAGGACCAATCGAGAATAATACTCGGCACACTCGCGAGGTATTGAACAGGACTTAGGGCAGAGGCAAGGGATTCACGGGCAGGTTCGAGGCGGTGATTAGCCACGAGCAAAATCACCGACAAAATAATTGCCAGTGTTAAACGAAATTGGTTCGAAATACCGCGAACAAAAATTGGCTTCATAGGAAAGCTCGGGCGGCGATTAACCGCCCTTTACCGAAGTGAGATTAGTTTTCTTCGGAGAACAGATCGCCACCGTGCATATCAATCATTTCAAGGGCTTTACCACCGCCGCGTGCTACGCAGGTCAGCGGATCGTCTGCAACCATCACAGGAATACCCGTTTCTTGCATTAACAGACGGTCTAAATCACGCAGCAATGCGCCACCACCGGTTAACACCATACCGCGCTCAGAAATATCTGAGGCTAACTCTGGTGGAGACTGCTCAAGCGCCACCATCACTGCGCTGACAATGCCCGATAACGGCTCTTGCAGAGCTTCTAAAATTTCGTTGCTGTTCAGAGTGAAGCTGCGTGGTACACCTTCTGCTAAATTGCGGCCACGAACTTCAATTTCGAGCACTTCATCACCTGGGTAAGCCGTACCGATTGTGTGCTTGATACGCTCAGCGGTGGCTTCACCAATCAAGCTGCCGTAGTTACGGCGAACGTAGTTGATGATAGCGTCGTCAAACTTATCGCCACCAATACGAACAGAAGATGAATAAACCACACCATTCAAAGAGATAATTGCCACTTCAGTGGTACCACCACCGATGTCGACAACCATAGAACCCGTTGCTTCAGATACGGGTAAGCCAGCACCGATTGCAGCCGCCATTGGCTCTTCAATTAAATACACTTCACGGGCGCCAGCGCCCATGGCTGATTCACGAATAGCACGACGTTCAACTTGAGTCGCCCCAACTGGCACACAAACCAATACGCGTGGGCTTGGACGGAAGAAACTGTTGTTATGCACTTGCTTAATAAAGTGCTGTAACATTTTTTCAGTCACATAGAAGTCTGCAATCACACCGTCCTTCATCGGACGAATGGCTTGGATATTGCCTGGCGTACGCCCCAGCATTTGTTTAGCTTCAGTACCAACCGCAGCTACAGACTTCTGACCGTTGCTACTACGCTCGCCACGTATTGCAACGACCGAGGGCTCATTTAGGACGATCCCTTCGTCACGAACATAAATTAATGTGTTAGCCGTACCTAAGTCGATCGATAGATCATTAGAAAAAACGCCGCGTAGCTTTTTGAACATGTAACTAGCCTGTATTCTGTGGAATCAGAAGATATGAAAAATCAGCTAACTTTATCAATGCCACCCTGATTCCACAAGACCATAGAGGTTAACATTCGCTAATGGAGTGTTTTTTTTTCAAATGTAACTCAAAAAAACAGTATTTAATCGAAATCTCCGCAATATCGATGAAAATTCCAACAGTTAAATTTTGAACCGCATACAAATAAATAACATCTAAACAACAATTTGTTCGCCCTAACAACGGGGATTTATGGCGACAATTCCACAACAAATTAGTCTCAATCCAAAGACAAAACCTAACTGTAAAAAGTGATGTTCAGACCATAAAAATCATGCTGATTAATTGACCTCACGCCAATATATAATTCGGTCGTGACCGCGGTAACGGCCAAAAAACGCACTTGCTCTTGGATCGAATAACTGGATTGGCTCTGTACCTGTCCAATTCCAGTACCATTCCAGCCATTCTGGCACATCCAAGGGCGCAGTCACCTGACCACGATAGAGGGTTCCCGATGTTGCGTTCGTACGCCAAAGTAAAGTGAGTTCACCGCCGATATAGCGAGTGACGCCAGCCCCAACAGCGCGACTAACACTCTGACCTGTTATAAGATCTGGATCGAAGGCATAGCCGAGTAAAGCATTATCCACTTGAGATCCCAGAGGATAATCCGCGATGGTACAACTATCATCGCTGCTTAATGTCCAGATGCTACCATTCCAGTACTCGGCTCGGCTCGGCATGGTCAATAGCTCTGTCTCTGGGCCATAGGTGTTATCCATCACCACTCGGCCATGGCGCAATTTTTGGGTACTTATCCGCTTAGCATTACAACTACTACAGGCGCCCGCAGTGGCGGCATCCATATCGGGCGAATTGATAGTGGAGTTAATACCATTAGGCAAAGGATCGTTATCCGCTAATTGCACACCAATATCGAGGGCCTCGAAGGGACCATCTTTAAAGAGAGTGGTCGCAGCAACCGGTGCCACTCGACTGAAGGTCACTGTTGTATCTATGTCAGCAATTCCCTTAACCCAACTGTCGTTGGTCATTGACAACGCGCTGAGGCGAGAGGAAAGTTCGACCCCATTGTCATTATTCTCCGCCACAAGCACCGCTGTGCCGAGGGCAAAATCCCCAAAGTAATTTTGGGTCACATTCCCAAAGAGATTTAAGGCACTCAGTGTCATCATCACAGGAAAAGGTTGGTCCATGTAGCTAAATACACTGCTGCAGGCCGGCGTTATCGCTGCATCTGTTAACCCAAAACTCGCAGGAACAAAACGGCCGATATTGGCCGAATAACTTAACGGAATATCTAAACTACTGGGCGCACCTAAGTAATTGGCACTCGCCAGAGCCGAGATTTGAAACACGCCGACTTCACTAATGGATTGATTGGTGATGGTATTGAGATTATCACTGGCCGAGGCATGACTGTAACTCGTCCTGCCAAGCACGCCATCAACACCGCCATTGGCGGTAGTTGGCGCAATGACATGGCTTGCGAGGGTCACATTGGTATCAATAAAATTTGGCGTGATAAGATTACCAGTGCAGAAATCATTGTCGGTATCCGACTGCCAAGCAACGGCCTGCACTGTCATATCAAAGAGTTGTCCTGCTTGTCGGAATACCTTGCAACTCATATCAGCACTGAGACAATAAGCAGTAATGTCAGATGGTTTAACGCACAGCCCGGCTGGTACGCTGACAAATTGATCAGAACCTGTCATCACAAGCCCGGCATCCTCAGCCGTGCCATCGTACCGAGCATCGAGTTGAACCTTGCCCGCATCGGGATAATTCACCTCAATCGATGCCACGCCATTAGTAAACTTCAGTGGAATTAAGGTTCTAGCGGCTATGTCTTTTCCAATCCTCGTCCCTGTTGCCGTGCCGGTCGCATCCCTGACGGTGAGTGATTGTTGCCAAGCACTTGGTATTGAAGATGGCGAGATATAGCTACTCCAAAACCCCACATTTTTGGTCGCATCGGCAAATGCGGGAACGCATTCTAGCGTCGAGTCAGATTTTCGCACCGCAGACACTGACACTGTGGTCGATTTATTCGCCCTTTTATCTGGCACATCGAAAATAAAGCCACTCTCGGCAAAGGCTAAGGTACAGGCTGCAGTCGACAATGCACCCGAACCACTACGGCACAAGGTTGCTGAGGTTGCGGCAGGACTTGCGCTCGATACATTGACAGTAATAGGTGTCACCACATTGTGGCGAAGGTCGACACTCGCAGTACCATTCACAAAAGTCACTGTGCTTGTTGATGTCGTAGTGCCAGGCAAATACCAACCACCGTTAGTCACCGGATTGGGGGATAAATTAGCACTAAAGGTATCAGTATATAGCGAACTACAGTTAGCATCGGTGCAGGCGCGTAGCTGCATGCTTTCGGCCTTGCAGGTCAATGGTGAAGAAGAGTAATCAATTTCAAAATGATCGAGTAGTGGCGCGGCCGGCTGCTGATCATTAACACTACCACTACTGATAAATAAGTAACGACTGGTCACACGACCATTTATTGTCGAACCGTTATTAATACTAATCCTTTCATTACTATAAACATAACCATTGAGTAATGCCCCACTATCTAGCTCGACATTGCCATATGCAACGATGAGCGCATTATTTGTGAGTGCTTCATTGAGTTTACCGCCATTAAAAAGGGCGGTTTGCTTAGTAAATATTCTCACATTCCCAAGTAATACAATATTGCCACCAGAATTCAGGGTAAAGGAATCGACCCAATAATCCCCAGCAGTTAATACCAGTGTCACTCCACTACCAATATTTATCTTACTAAAACGATATTCGGTTTGTGTCGGTGACATCGACAGCGTACAGGTTATATACAACTCAAGGGTATCAAATTGATTTTTTCCATCGGCACCAATGACGCTAGGGATACAGGTCGTAATGCTTCCCCCTGCTTTACTACTGTTAAGGAAATTCGGTTCATCATAACCACGCAGATCGAATCCGGTAATAGTACAACGACGTTTCCCCCCTGAGCCGTCATCACAACTTGACGTAGAAAGACTTCCACTGTTAGTGGAGCAGTAATTTAGCGCCTGTCCACCAGTGCCATTGATGATCCCATCCCCATATATTTCAAGTTGAGGTGCCGTGATTTTATGGCAATTATCATTGTTATTATCGTGATGCCCTTGAGCGACCTTAGGAAAGAAAACATTGAGATCAAAAGGTTGAATCGACACCGCATAAACAGGCAATACCAGCAGTCCCGCCAGCAAAAATGAAACAATACGTAATGCCAATCTAATTCCCACGGGCTTCGACCTCAACTTGACGGCTAACACGGATTTCGCCACTTTCGCATACCGCTAGACTGTTAATTCGATACTGGGTAAGGGTTCCAACCAAATAAGCGTTGCAATTGATATCCACAATGCAGGCATGAAATCCCACCACATCTGGAGGCGTCCACGAGCTGGAGGCTACGCAGGAGGGCGCTCCACCATTTAAAGGAAATAGCTGGGCTAACGCCGCATCGGCACCACTATTAGCAGCGGCTAACGCTCTTGTACCCCAGACCTCTTGGGTTAATCCTTCATCGGCATCCTTGACGATATTGATTAGTGCCGATGCCAGTAAAAACATCACAGTAATGACGAATATCCCAATCACTAAGGTACTGCCCTGCTGATAGCGTTTTTGCCTCAACGCAGGTGCTGGAGAATTGTGGCAGATTTTGCGGGCTTTTCTGTTGAGCATTTGTTTAAGGAACATTGGCCACCTGCACTTGATGTCGATACTGGAATGTCTCGCCATTGACATTAAATCTAGGTTGTAAATGCACCATCGAATTATTAACCAGTGTAGATGGGGTTAAAATCATCGGTAAATCAGCATTATCAACAAGATTGTTGGCAATGTTCTGCGCCATCAACACTCCCGTCCCCATCTCCGCAGGTGCGGGCTGATCCACCATTAACCCATAACCTACATAACGCTTTAGCGCCAAGCCATTGCTCACACCCTCCTCTTCAAAACAATAGCTTACCGCAGTTGAACCAAAATAGATCCGTCTCCGAGGCGAGGCTTCGGCAAAACGCATACTGGTAAAGGTGATGGTTGACTCATTCGCGATAGTCGTTACCCCAGAGATTAATGCGCGTTTTTGCCTCGCATCGTTATAGACATCAGCAGTAATTAGCGGGTATATCCAAGTATATTGACCTGCACTAATCGTAAGCGAACCATCGCTTATCACACGCCCAGAGGTGGAGGCAGCCTCTGGTGCAATGGGCATAACGAAATAGGTAGTACTCGCCTCAATCGGCACAAATTCGATACATTGATATCCAGCCCCCGTTGACAGCCGCAAGCTACTTGGTAAGGCTTCTCGTAAATCTCGGGTCATGCGCTCAACGGCAAAGCGACTTTGACTCAATACCTGATCGACAGAGCTGGACTCAACGAATATTCGCGTGCCAAAAATAATAAAGCTACTGACGCCCACGACCAAAATCCCCAAAATCAGCATCACTGTGACCATCTCAACTAGGGTAAACCCAAATTGGGAATGTTGAATCAATCGCTTAGTTGGCAGAGGCATCAATAATTGCTCCTTACCATATTATAGGTAATCACTTCGGCATCGGGCGTCGTCACGCTAATGGTCACCAGTTTGGTATTGGTAACATCTGGGTTATAGGCCACAGATACATTCAACCTATAGTTGGGATAAGCCTCTGCATAAGTCTGACTCGAATCGAGCATTGTGAAGCTTTCATCGAGGCCATTGTAATCATCAATATCGTCATAGTCGTTTCTTCCCTCACTCGACTCAGGCCCTAATACTGCCGAGCAAGGAACCCCTAATGGGCTGTCGCAGGCGGGAACGCCACCGCTTGCTCCGGTATTTTCATCGTATCGCTTACCCCAAATCTCATTCATTACCGAATGGGCAAGTTCGGCGCTGCGCACCCGCTGTAAGGTCTTCACTGCTCTATCACCTTGAGGAAAAAGCATACTCGTTAGCATCACGACAGCGATTGCAATCACCAACATGCCAATAACCAGTTCAATGAGGGTAAAACCCTGTTGCAGGTGATTTTTTAGTTCAGATTTACGGGGCAACTTAGTTGGCATAAATGTAACCCTCGCTGGAAATATTGATTAGCAAGGTTTCATCGGCCATCACCTCAATGCAGTTACCATTGCAAGCTAAGGATGTTCTGCCATAACTATCAAAATCCAGATTAAAGCTGTTTGCATGGTTAGAGATTAACGTCAAATTGGCACCGCCTTGAAAGACCTGTGAATCGAGAGGGCTTTGAGTTCCAATACACCCCGTATTATCACGGCCATCGAATTGAATTGTTTCAAAACCATTTGCAGATACCGCAATGCGATAGCATCTATCCGTATTATTCATCGCCTTCTGCTGCACCTTGCGCATCTCGGCCATAAATTCATTTCTCAGACTATAGGCACTGTAGGATGAAGGGGAAAAAAAGCGCGGCAGCACGGTCACCGACAATATCGAAATCAGTATGATGGTGGTGACTAACTCGACCAAGGTAAAACCAAGCTGTCTTTGTTGGGGATTTCTCAGCATCGTCCGCTTTCGCCGTAGATGTAGGTTCTAGGTTCTAGGTTCTAGGTTCTAGGTTCTAGGTTCTAGGTTCTAGGTTCTAGGTTCTAGGTTCTAGGTTCTAGGTTCTAGGTTCTAGGTTCTAGGTTCTAGGTTCTAGGTTCTAGGTTCTAGGTTCTAGGTTCTAGGTTCTAGGTTCTAGGTTCAGTGTCTGCCATAGTCGCGATGAAGGCAAATGCTTATTCGCATAGTCGCGTTTAATTCAAGCTATTGTATTTATTATCCTCAGTTAAAAAAAAGGCCTGCTAGGCAGGCCTTTTAGTAAGTAATTTCTAGCAACCAGTGTCTGTTACTGTAATCGTTGGCAATACCCCGTCTTCAGCAGGTTCGTAAACTAATTTACAACTTACTGTGGAAGATGTATCTGCAGGCGCACCACGTTGCCAAATTGTTGCTGTATTATTTGCGCCATCGGCGAGAATAATCCATTCATTAGTTCCTGATGCAGTTGGACTATTTCCAGCATCAAATTGAATATCCATACCAGCTTCTAACGCAGCAAGAGTTGCATCCATATAACCATAACGGATCCCAACATCATCCCCAGTATCCGTTGTACCGGCAATATCTACTGTTGTTACAGCAGTTTTTTCTACGCCTGCTAATGCAGCCTTTGAATACACTAGAGAGTTTGCACCTTGGATAGAAGCTTTTAATCCTTGCAATGTCGATGCCCGAGCATCGCTTTGCAGGTTAATAAACTTAGGTGCCGCTGTGACAGCAAGAATACCTAGGATAATGATCACTACGACTAACTCAATTAAGGTAAAGCCCTGTTGTCTTTTCATAAAAAATTACCTTTTACGTGAGAACTAAATCATTTTAGCTGTTTATAAAATAAGTGACTAATTGCAAAAATAAAATAAAATTTTTTAAACTATTATGGGGTAAATGGTGTTTGGGTAAAGCTTAACACTCTGCCTGTACCAGGATTATAAATCACCCCTTTAGCCCCCGAAGTCGACAGATCCGGCGCCGGTGTTGGTACCCCTGATGTTTGGTCTATCACCAGTGAAGCAACCTGATGGTAAACACACAAATCTAAACCTGCTACTGTGGCCCCTGAAATAGCAATGGCACTTCCGCCCGCACCATCAATTACCCTTACGGTATAACGTTGATTACGCGCATCCTCAGTATAGAGTACATTTCGCGGGGCATTTTGTAGGATAGTACTGAATACTTGCTGACAACTCGCATCTGACATTGCCGTCGCATCGGTTGCACCGATTCCCGTTGGAAAACCAAAGCGGGGGTCAAGGGAAACCGAGCTTCCATCTAAAATCACAGTGCTATTTTGACGACCATCGACTTCCCACTGTGAACGAACAAAGCTAACAGCAGTCGATAAGCCCCCAGCAACGCCGTCTACACTCGCATCTTCGGCATCGTCAGTGACATTTAAAAACCGTGGAATCGCTGTCGCCGCTAAGAGACCCAATATGACGATCACGATAACGAGCTCGATCAATGAAAATCCTTTTATCTTACTTTTCATCAGCTTCTCCCTATCCAACCCGATTTATTCTAACAGCAAATTGATTATAAAAACGTCTACTAGTTAACACTATTTAAGGAATATTTAAGCAAAATTGCCCTACCTGTATCCAGTTGATAGCTGATCTTATCCTTGGACTCAACCCGAAATACACAGCTGTTTTCATTCGAATAATACTCTGCGATTGGCGCGCCACGCTTCATTTCGCCACCCATAAGTTGCTGCCAAAGTACCTGGCACCCCTCTGAATCCATCGATTTAGGCTGTGGCCAGCCTAAACGATTAAAAGGGACTAAAGATGGCGCCTCAACAC
This genomic window contains:
- the mreD gene encoding rod shape-determining protein MreD; the encoded protein is MSIQAANGRLLVWLTLFVGLISQIMPLPSVIEAWRPDWLLMILIYWSIALPHRYNILTAWLMGLALDILLGSTLGIRSLAMSLVIYMAVLHCQRLRNFPQWQQALVVMSLICTYHLIVYWVQFVMEGSKFDLDLFLPAVSGLVFWPWIFWILRRLRRHYKVR
- a CDS encoding DUF6701 domain-containing protein; this translates as MALRIVSFLLAGLLVLPVYAVSIQPFDLNVFFPKVAQGHHDNNNDNCHKITAPQLEIYGDGIINGTGGQALNYCSTNSGSLSTSSCDDGSGGKRRCTITGFDLRGYDEPNFLNSSKAGGSITTCIPSVIGADGKNQFDTLELYITCTLSMSPTQTEYRFSKINIGSGVTLVLTAGDYWVDSFTLNSGGNIVLLGNVRIFTKQTALFNGGKLNEALTNNALIVAYGNVELDSGALLNGYVYSNERISINNGSTINGRVTSRYLFISSGSVNDQQPAAPLLDHFEIDYSSSPLTCKAESMQLRACTDANCSSLYTDTFSANLSPNPVTNGGWYLPGTTTSTSTVTFVNGTASVDLRHNVVTPITVNVSSASPAATSATLCRSGSGALSTAACTLAFAESGFIFDVPDKRANKSTTVSVSAVRKSDSTLECVPAFADATKNVGFWSSYISPSSIPSAWQQSLTVRDATGTATGTRIGKDIAARTLIPLKFTNGVASIEVNYPDAGKVQLDARYDGTAEDAGLVMTGSDQFVSVPAGLCVKPSDITAYCLSADMSCKVFRQAGQLFDMTVQAVAWQSDTDNDFCTGNLITPNFIDTNVTLASHVIAPTTANGGVDGVLGRTSYSHASASDNLNTITNQSISEVGVFQISALASANYLGAPSSLDIPLSYSANIGRFVPASFGLTDAAITPACSSVFSYMDQPFPVMMTLSALNLFGNVTQNYFGDFALGTAVLVAENNDNGVELSSRLSALSMTNDSWVKGIADIDTTVTFSRVAPVAATTLFKDGPFEALDIGVQLADNDPLPNGINSTINSPDMDAATAGACSSCNAKRISTQKLRHGRVVMDNTYGPETELLTMPSRAEYWNGSIWTLSSDDSCTIADYPLGSQVDNALLGYAFDPDLITGQSVSRAVGAGVTRYIGGELTLLWRTNATSGTLYRGQVTAPLDVPEWLEWYWNWTGTEPIQLFDPRASAFFGRYRGHDRIIYWREVN
- a CDS encoding rod shape-determining protein, with protein sequence MFKKLRGVFSNDLSIDLGTANTLIYVRDEGIVLNEPSVVAIRGERSSNGQKSVAAVGTEAKQMLGRTPGNIQAIRPMKDGVIADFYVTEKMLQHFIKQVHNNSFFRPSPRVLVCVPVGATQVERRAIRESAMGAGAREVYLIEEPMAAAIGAGLPVSEATGSMVVDIGGGTTEVAIISLNGVVYSSSVRIGGDKFDDAIINYVRRNYGSLIGEATAERIKHTIGTAYPGDEVLEIEVRGRNLAEGVPRSFTLNSNEILEALQEPLSGIVSAVMVALEQSPPELASDISERGMVLTGGGALLRDLDRLLMQETGIPVMVADDPLTCVARGGGKALEMIDMHGGDLFSEEN
- the rng gene encoding ribonuclease G codes for the protein MGSELLINVTPSEARVALVEHGVLQEVHIERRMKRGLVGNIYKGKISRVLPGMQAAFVDIGLDKAAFLHASDIVPHTECVAEVEKGNFVVRDIAELVRQGQDIMVQVVKDPLGTKGARLTTDITLPSRYLVFMPGSGHVGVSQRIELEEERNRLKKITLPYVDDDGGFIIRTAAEGVGEDELSQDAAFLRRVWSKVCERRQRKGVALLYQDLALPVRIVRDFVGTELDCIQVDSRRTFDELQSFAQEFMPEIAEKIEHYSGPSPIFDLYDVENEIQRALGRKVELKSGGYLIIDQTEAMTTIDINTGAFVGHRNLEETIFNTNLEATQAIARQLRLRNLGGIIIIDFIDMLSADHKTRVLNSLNSALSKDRVKTNVSGFSGLGLVEMTRKRTRESLEHVVCSECPACQGTGSMKTVETVSYEIFREIIRLNRTYAADEFLLYCSPAVYTSLSGDESHLVAELEVYIGKRIRLQNEPMYTQHKYDVVMM
- a CDS encoding Maf family protein yields the protein MSLVLASTSPRRKELLGNIGFGRSDFQFEIVAPDIDETPYIDEQPRDYVQRLAAQKAQAGLAICTQIAEPSVLGSDTIVVLENHILGKPADEADAKRILTALSGKTHTVMTAVALANRDHTEVRLVETQVRFCALTDTDIDAYIATKEPMDKAGGYGIQGLGGCFVKAIDGSYSSVVGLPLVETRELLVAAGIL
- the mreC gene encoding rod shape-determining protein MreC — protein: MKPIFVRGISNQFRLTLAIILSVILLVANHRLEPARESLASALSPVQYLASVPSIILDWSSESLATRNMLALQNKELLRQQLLMSERLQRFEHLRQENERLRALLGSPAYQDSRKMVAEVLEVASEPSHHYVVLNHGSRSGVFVGQPVVDAQGVVGQVVQVSEVTSRVLLLSDVSHGLPVRITRNDVRLVANGTGELDQIELRYVAKSTDIKVGDLLVTSGLGNRFPEGYPVARVIEVQTEDGQSYARVTAQPLAALDRIRYLLLIWPAPDSGVTLPNQIPVPAADHPAESNELESMATEPANGTAKPNTTGNNAQGTTSSSQVGNAQSGSSAQGNNPVKPTNTTKPVNASNAANATETSSAPTTQKPPVPVEVHQ
- a CDS encoding MSHA biogenesis protein MshP codes for the protein MFLKQMLNRKARKICHNSPAPALRQKRYQQGSTLVIGIFVITVMFLLASALINIVKDADEGLTQEVWGTRALAAANSGADAALAQLFPLNGGAPSCVASSSWTPPDVVGFHACIVDINCNAYLVGTLTQYRINSLAVCESGEIRVSRQVEVEARGN